One part of the Archangium lipolyticum genome encodes these proteins:
- a CDS encoding BPSS1187 family protein gives MRSQEPHHPGYRIAPWAVTACAVFLFLVPHLASACPPATSADFNAFPSTKHVIQPEDLFVAGDPTACPGNTNTSPCGAHYVYVPAANHPEPRQGQLYLFLPGTKSEPNKYEGLLSMAAYAGYKTIGLSYDNTARLESVCAQNCGCYGPARREVVFGVNWSPILSVRQGDSIVHRLYRLLDYLRTNFSAEGWDAFLANDDHDCMPEPEDFNWDIIIVSGHSQGAGHGMILSKDKAVDGILLFDGGNDDCSSGGRTYAQWHDWPDITAPRRSFVHDRNGSFAVPDSFIAMEFGSMPSEFDVLDNVWPTSFNVATTNQTPVDDPLVPPKKDCTEHGSMAYDGCMPDALGNEPVSPAEAYLFPFYLDWMCEVGN, from the coding sequence ATGCGTTCCCAAGAGCCCCATCACCCGGGGTACCGGATCGCCCCGTGGGCTGTGACGGCATGCGCGGTGTTCCTGTTCCTCGTGCCACACCTCGCCAGCGCGTGCCCACCCGCGACTTCCGCTGACTTCAACGCGTTCCCGTCGACCAAGCACGTCATCCAGCCGGAGGACCTGTTCGTCGCGGGGGACCCGACCGCCTGCCCGGGCAATACCAACACGTCGCCCTGCGGCGCTCACTACGTGTACGTGCCGGCCGCCAATCACCCCGAGCCGCGCCAGGGCCAGCTCTATCTGTTCCTCCCCGGCACGAAGTCGGAGCCCAACAAGTACGAGGGTCTCCTCTCGATGGCGGCCTACGCTGGCTACAAGACCATCGGGCTCTCGTATGACAACACGGCTCGCCTCGAGAGCGTCTGCGCGCAGAACTGCGGCTGCTACGGGCCGGCGCGGCGCGAGGTCGTTTTCGGCGTGAACTGGTCGCCGATCCTCTCGGTGCGACAGGGTGATTCGATTGTCCATCGCCTCTACCGGCTGCTCGACTACCTCCGAACCAACTTCTCGGCGGAGGGGTGGGACGCCTTCCTCGCCAACGACGACCATGACTGCATGCCCGAGCCCGAGGACTTCAACTGGGACATCATCATCGTCTCCGGCCACTCGCAGGGCGCGGGCCACGGGATGATCCTCTCCAAGGACAAGGCGGTGGATGGCATCCTGCTGTTCGACGGCGGCAACGACGATTGTTCCAGCGGCGGTCGGACCTACGCGCAGTGGCACGACTGGCCCGACATCACGGCGCCCCGGCGTTCGTTCGTCCATGATCGCAACGGCTCCTTCGCGGTCCCGGACTCGTTCATCGCCATGGAGTTTGGCTCGATGCCCTCCGAGTTCGACGTTCTCGACAACGTCTGGCCCACCTCGTTCAACGTGGCGACCACCAACCAGACTCCAGTGGATGACCCTCTGGTCCCTCCAAAGAAGGACTGCACGGAGCATGGCTCGATGGCCTACGATGGCTGCATGCCCGACGCGCTCGGGAACGAGCCCGTGAGCCCGGCGGAGGCGTACCTGTTCCCGTTCTACCTCGACTGGATGTGCGAGGTCGGGAACTGA
- a CDS encoding SDR family NAD(P)-dependent oxidoreductase produces the protein MTGASSGIGRATAVAFAREGAKIVAAGRRAAELEATVQAAAKAGGQALVCIADVTRERDVKSLVDFAMDVFACVRCGGRRRVLAGRERGGRGAHDSGAPGPAHGRCKAGPGARTLQASGC, from the coding sequence GTGACGGGTGCGAGCTCTGGAATCGGGCGAGCGACGGCGGTGGCGTTCGCGCGAGAAGGCGCGAAGATCGTGGCCGCCGGACGGCGCGCCGCTGAGCTCGAAGCCACGGTGCAGGCCGCCGCAAAGGCGGGTGGGCAGGCCCTTGTTTGCATCGCGGACGTCACCAGGGAGCGCGACGTCAAGTCCCTCGTGGACTTCGCGATGGACGTGTTCGCCTGCGTGAGGTGTGGCGGCAGGCGGCGAGTGTTGGCGGGCCGTGAACGAGGCGGGAGGGGTGCGCACGATTCTGGAGCACCTGGGCCTGCCCACGGCAGGTGCAAGGCTGGCCCCGGCGCGCGGACCCTCCAAGCCTCGGGGTGTTGA
- a CDS encoding sensor histidine kinase yields the protein MNIRRPRFPSRLLWRIYLVGIAQLLLVFFALTTLHRYTREDSFRETFERATTYNVSEWASLRDRPEDLQRALNRVRQRLGTKVTLRTVDGSVFAANTSPPLPPLSAERLQRLEIERVMKRGTGPPPAMYVAIPETGPMEAYAMVELPPPPQPPPSPVVPIALALGCTAITSLVFARSLALPLQRLAKVARAFGAGMLDVRTGLRRRDEMGQVAEAFDEMAERITHLLRSQKELLANVSHELRTPLARIRVALDLASEGDAALARESLSDIAEDLSELERLVSDVLTAARLDLATEQTPGATPPLRREHVEAQTLVDKAAARFRSARPEHRLEVHVDGTLPVLEADPVLLRRAIDNLLDNAGKYSEPHSTVRLHARPLEHGLQVEVRDEGIGIDANDLPHLFTPFFRSDRSRARKTGGVGLGLALARRIVVAHGGTLILESQPSLGTTARITLPAAP from the coding sequence TTGAACATCCGCCGTCCCCGCTTCCCCAGTCGCCTGCTGTGGCGCATCTACCTGGTGGGCATCGCCCAGCTCCTGCTCGTCTTCTTCGCGCTCACCACCCTCCATCGCTACACACGGGAAGACTCGTTTCGCGAGACCTTCGAGCGCGCCACCACCTACAACGTCTCCGAGTGGGCCTCGCTCCGGGATCGACCCGAGGATCTCCAGAGGGCACTGAACCGGGTTCGCCAACGGCTCGGCACGAAGGTGACGCTGCGCACCGTGGATGGCAGCGTCTTCGCCGCCAACACCTCGCCCCCTCTCCCTCCCCTCTCCGCCGAGCGGCTCCAACGGCTCGAGATCGAGCGCGTGATGAAGCGCGGCACCGGTCCGCCGCCCGCCATGTACGTGGCCATCCCCGAGACCGGTCCGATGGAGGCCTACGCCATGGTGGAGCTCCCCCCACCACCCCAGCCTCCCCCCAGCCCCGTGGTGCCCATCGCCCTGGCGCTCGGGTGCACGGCCATCACCTCGCTCGTCTTCGCCCGCAGCCTCGCCCTGCCCCTGCAGCGGCTGGCCAAGGTGGCTCGCGCCTTCGGTGCCGGCATGTTGGACGTGCGCACCGGCCTGCGCCGCCGCGACGAGATGGGCCAGGTGGCCGAGGCCTTCGACGAGATGGCCGAGCGCATCACCCACCTGCTGCGCTCCCAGAAGGAGCTGCTGGCCAACGTCTCCCACGAGCTGCGCACCCCCCTGGCCCGCATCCGCGTCGCCCTGGACCTGGCCAGCGAGGGTGACGCCGCCCTGGCCCGCGAGTCCCTCTCCGACATCGCCGAGGACCTCTCCGAGCTGGAGCGCCTCGTCTCCGACGTGCTCACCGCCGCCCGCCTGGACCTGGCCACCGAGCAGACTCCCGGTGCCACCCCTCCGCTGCGCCGCGAGCACGTGGAGGCCCAGACGCTGGTGGACAAGGCCGCCGCGCGCTTCCGCTCCGCACGGCCCGAGCACCGCCTCGAGGTCCACGTGGACGGCACCCTGCCCGTGCTGGAGGCCGACCCGGTGCTGCTACGCCGCGCCATCGACAACCTGCTCGACAACGCCGGCAAGTACTCCGAGCCCCACTCCACCGTGCGGCTGCATGCCCGTCCGTTGGAGCACGGCCTCCAGGTGGAGGTGCGTGACGAGGGCATCGGCATCGACGCGAACGACCTGCCCCACCTCTTCACCCCCTTCTTCCGCAGTGACCGCAGCCGGGCGCGCAAGACGGGAGGCGTGGGACTGGGGCTCGCCCTCGCCCGCCGCATCGTCGTCGCCCATGGAGGCACTCTCATCCTGGAGAGCCAGCCCAGCCTGGGAACGACGGCCCGCATCACCCTCCCCGCCGCACCGTAG
- a CDS encoding S8 family serine peptidase: protein MTKSLQVWLCGITMLFMAPAVMAQDDIAEKGTYNQRRFARVLGQPYSVSPVEAPQSLPAPLMVDPKGSGETNELIVLLNYGKAVKLPGFAKLIRRSSSPPAIERAVVDAVVNHLPEASQVFVGATHARSLISTGRLSDEERVRGAAAGSARERLERYLVLSYPSVAQAQAAKRQLERTAAVLSVSHNWVATTSFWFPNDPYFPSDFVVGPSEYPKAYYQWGLFAMQFLQAWGTTRGHAQIGLLEPGFPGTFTNGVFTVHPELARNFRQHFISCSPVDNTSAGNLQQREHNMHAVHVAGIISAQVDNGVGTAGACPDCSLTSFAARNDCATPPTGYDAVGVANALRMAVDVGMQVVNWSGSGPAGGICDDASLKVICDALDYAAERDVLLVEAVGNFPQQQLGFPLNQAHKYAILKVGGTSITNPAPGVPGALWAEDGTNGSWKAGADGVLGPAKSIVSSMHAGQGYRTTPFNYRCGDTDGGVDESGARYPTGYVDGAGTRYSEGYKDGVGSCTGTSMAAPHVTALAGLVRSINPRLTALQLRQLIQQSGNLANNVTPELGSGLPSAVSAVNAAIATNPSRLTPLFSFYSTERSDSFYTTIPQMANAALDGSLMPRQSLGITATNASHGTYASAYGKAIAGYISFPRSPFVVGPSGNTTPLSQVSVFTTPANPADSAVPLAPLYRMSWKCGDQTPYPPQICNTMPKHIDSILVNEEELGYLKWLGYKVDGIEGYVYPKAATQPPGTVRLMRKYHPGRDDNAVFPETELASMQVQGYVEDTNSTDWLGYAYLNTHGQTPGGGGTGSDGGTGADAGSDGGATDAGSDAGVEVDAGGTGPIADPGTNPGEVPSGGGCSAASSLMAPLGLMLALGLLSRRRRPVGT from the coding sequence GTGACGAAAAGCCTTCAGGTCTGGCTGTGCGGAATAACCATGTTGTTCATGGCTCCAGCTGTCATGGCCCAAGACGACATTGCGGAGAAGGGCACCTACAACCAGCGGCGGTTCGCTCGAGTCCTGGGGCAGCCGTACAGTGTGTCACCAGTAGAAGCGCCCCAGTCACTGCCTGCGCCTCTGATGGTGGATCCTAAAGGTTCCGGTGAAACCAACGAGCTCATTGTCCTGTTGAACTACGGCAAGGCCGTGAAGCTCCCAGGCTTTGCGAAGCTCATTCGGCGCAGCTCGAGTCCTCCTGCAATCGAACGAGCGGTGGTCGACGCAGTCGTCAATCACTTGCCCGAGGCGAGCCAGGTCTTTGTGGGCGCAACTCACGCCCGTTCCCTCATCTCGACGGGGCGCTTGTCTGATGAGGAGCGTGTCCGAGGGGCGGCAGCAGGTTCGGCCAGAGAGCGGTTGGAGCGGTATCTCGTGCTGAGTTACCCGAGCGTAGCACAGGCTCAGGCGGCGAAGAGGCAACTCGAAAGAACAGCCGCGGTCCTGTCCGTCTCACACAACTGGGTCGCGACCACCTCGTTCTGGTTTCCGAATGATCCCTACTTCCCGTCCGATTTCGTGGTCGGTCCTTCAGAATACCCTAAAGCCTACTACCAGTGGGGCTTGTTCGCGATGCAGTTCTTGCAGGCTTGGGGCACGACACGGGGGCATGCCCAGATTGGGCTCCTGGAGCCTGGCTTTCCAGGAACGTTCACCAATGGCGTCTTCACGGTTCATCCGGAGCTGGCGAGAAATTTCAGACAGCATTTCATTTCGTGCTCTCCCGTTGACAACACAAGCGCGGGTAACCTGCAGCAGCGCGAACACAATATGCATGCTGTGCATGTGGCTGGTATCATCTCCGCGCAGGTTGACAATGGAGTCGGCACGGCTGGTGCTTGCCCGGACTGTAGCCTGACGTCTTTCGCCGCCAGAAACGACTGTGCGACTCCGCCGACAGGGTATGACGCCGTGGGGGTAGCGAATGCCCTGCGGATGGCTGTTGACGTCGGAATGCAGGTGGTGAATTGGAGCGGTTCAGGGCCTGCGGGAGGTATTTGCGACGACGCCTCCCTCAAGGTGATTTGTGACGCACTTGATTATGCGGCGGAGCGTGACGTCCTTTTGGTTGAAGCTGTGGGCAACTTCCCCCAACAGCAACTTGGCTTCCCGTTGAACCAAGCTCACAAGTACGCCATCCTCAAGGTGGGTGGAACTTCGATCACGAACCCGGCTCCCGGCGTGCCGGGAGCGCTCTGGGCTGAAGATGGAACGAATGGCTCATGGAAGGCCGGCGCTGACGGGGTGCTTGGCCCGGCGAAGAGCATCGTCTCTTCCATGCATGCTGGTCAGGGCTACCGCACCACCCCTTTCAATTATAGGTGTGGTGATACGGATGGGGGTGTGGACGAATCCGGGGCACGGTATCCGACGGGATACGTGGACGGAGCCGGGACACGGTATTCGGAGGGATACAAGGATGGGGTGGGAAGCTGCACCGGTACCTCCATGGCGGCACCGCACGTGACTGCGCTGGCCGGTTTGGTTCGGTCGATCAACCCCCGCCTCACGGCTCTACAGCTTCGCCAGCTCATCCAACAGAGTGGAAACCTGGCAAACAACGTGACGCCCGAGCTGGGCTCTGGACTCCCGAGTGCCGTGTCGGCCGTCAATGCGGCGATCGCCACGAACCCCAGCAGGCTTACTCCGCTGTTCTCCTTCTACAGCACCGAGCGCTCCGATTCGTTCTATACCACCATTCCGCAAATGGCGAACGCGGCCCTGGACGGGTCGTTGATGCCGCGCCAATCGCTCGGCATCACGGCGACCAACGCGAGTCATGGTACCTATGCGTCAGCTTACGGTAAGGCCATTGCAGGTTACATCTCATTCCCCCGCTCTCCTTTCGTGGTCGGACCGTCCGGAAACACCACGCCCCTGTCTCAAGTCTCGGTGTTTACTACGCCCGCGAATCCAGCGGACTCTGCCGTACCATTGGCACCGCTCTATCGCATGAGCTGGAAATGCGGCGATCAGACGCCATATCCGCCGCAGATTTGCAACACGATGCCCAAGCACATTGATTCGATCCTGGTCAATGAGGAGGAGCTCGGTTATTTGAAATGGCTGGGGTACAAGGTTGATGGGATCGAAGGTTATGTGTACCCCAAAGCGGCGACCCAGCCTCCTGGGACGGTCCGGCTCATGCGCAAGTATCATCCTGGGCGTGATGACAATGCCGTCTTCCCCGAGACCGAGCTCGCAAGTATGCAGGTGCAGGGCTACGTCGAGGACACCAACTCCACGGATTGGCTGGGATACGCCTATCTGAACACCCATGGCCAGACGCCGGGCGGTGGGGGCACGGGGAGCGATGGTGGAACAGGGGCAGATGCCGGGAGCGACGGCGGCGCGACGGACGCCGGGAGCGATGCTGGGGTTGAGGTGGACGCCGGAGGCACAGGCCCCATCGCGGACCCAGGCACCAACCCGGGCGAGGTCCCTTCCGGAGGCGGCTGCTCGGCGGCCAGTAGCCTCATGGCGCCGCTTGGGCTGATGCTCGCGCTGGGCCTCCTCTCGAGAAGGAGGCGGCCTGTAGGTACGTGA
- a CDS encoding acetylserotonin O-methyltransferase, with translation MRTMEQQEMSPQGAMLQMITAFWLPQAIHTVAKWRVPDFLKDGPKTSAELARDTQTHEEALHRVLRTLSSVGVFAETEDGRFGLTPLSQTLRSDVPDSLWGYLMLVDSEWFWRAWAQLPHAVKTGQPGFEQAHGQPFFEYLSKHPDDGVVFNKAMTSFSAMSGSEVVPDRYDFSKVKTVVDVAGGQGSFLVHVLSAHPQLRGVLFELPPVIEEARSTIEKSGVAGRCTLLGGSFFESVPSGHDLYMMKMIIHDWADDHAVRILKSCRQAMRNDSKLLLIEQLLPERRLSGVQMFIDLTMMTMFGSKERTAKDFQALFAQAGLELTRTIELVNGYAIIEAQPRE, from the coding sequence ATGCGAACGATGGAACAGCAGGAGATGTCGCCGCAGGGAGCGATGCTGCAGATGATCACGGCCTTCTGGCTGCCACAAGCAATCCACACGGTGGCGAAGTGGCGCGTCCCTGACTTCTTGAAGGACGGCCCCAAGACGTCGGCCGAGCTGGCCCGCGACACGCAGACGCATGAGGAAGCCTTGCACCGGGTTCTGCGTACGCTCTCGAGTGTGGGCGTCTTCGCTGAAACGGAGGACGGGCGCTTCGGGTTGACTCCGCTGTCCCAGACGCTGCGCTCGGATGTGCCAGACTCGCTGTGGGGCTACTTGATGCTGGTGGACTCCGAGTGGTTCTGGCGGGCCTGGGCGCAGCTGCCTCATGCCGTCAAGACGGGGCAGCCCGGGTTCGAGCAGGCCCACGGACAGCCCTTCTTCGAGTACCTGTCCAAGCACCCGGACGACGGGGTGGTCTTCAACAAGGCGATGACGTCGTTCTCCGCGATGAGCGGCTCCGAGGTCGTCCCGGATCGGTATGACTTCTCGAAGGTGAAGACAGTCGTCGACGTCGCGGGTGGCCAGGGGTCATTCCTCGTGCACGTGCTGAGCGCACACCCGCAGCTGCGCGGCGTGCTGTTCGAGCTGCCGCCCGTCATCGAGGAGGCCAGGTCAACGATCGAGAAGAGTGGCGTGGCCGGCCGCTGCACCTTGCTCGGTGGCAGTTTCTTCGAGTCGGTGCCGTCGGGTCATGACCTGTACATGATGAAGATGATCATCCACGACTGGGCGGACGACCACGCCGTGCGCATCCTGAAGAGCTGCCGCCAGGCAATGCGGAACGACTCCAAGCTGCTGCTGATCGAACAGCTCCTTCCGGAGCGGAGGCTGTCGGGTGTGCAGATGTTCATCGACCTGACGATGATGACGATGTTCGGCAGCAAGGAGCGCACCGCGAAGGATTTCCAGGCCCTGTTCGCACAGGCCGGGCTCGAGCTGACGCGAACCATCGAGCTGGTCAATGGCTACGCAATCATCGAGGCGCAACCGAGGGAGTAG